TTATATTAATAATGCTAATTATTAATTTATATTTAATAGTATGCTTAGTTAATGGACTAGAATCTGGTGCATTTTTACATGCTAATAATAAATTTGATTTATTTTACTATACTGTAATAACCTTTACTACTATTGGGTATGGGGATATAATTCCGGTTACAGTACTTGCTAAAATTACATCAATGTTAATATCTGTAACTAGCGTTGTTTGTTTGAGTGTGTTTTTAAGTAGTATGCTTTCATATAAAGATGAGTTATCTAATAAATAGATAACTCATTTTTAATTATTGATATGTTTTTTATAAATTTTCTTTTCTATTACAATAGTATTTTTTCTTCTAAATAAATTTTCTAAATAATTATAGTAGGTTCCAGGGGTGATGATTCCATTAACTGCTATTAAATCTAGACCAGCAGAACCTACAATTGTGTCAGCTAACCTAACACAATTTGATGTTAAGGTAAAATAAGTTTTAAAATATCCTGATTTAAATTTATAGTATTTGCAATTTGCTTCAATATACATTATATTTGTCTCATCTTTATAGTTTACATTGGGATCTAATTGAGCGGGACATTTCCACGAGTAGCAATTAGATTTTATTTTATTTATTCTATTTTTTATTAACTCATGTTGATCTTTAGTTAAAGCTAATGTAAAACCAATTAATGATCTATTAAATTGCGTATTTAAAATTTCGATATATTTATCAGTTTCAACTTCAATTAAAACACCATCACTTACAAGTGTAAATAACCTATTAGAGCTACTGTCATAAGTCCCATATGAGTATGTAGTATTTTCAAATGATATATCTATATGGCCAAATCCGTTTGCACAATCTGGAGCAAGATGTATAAATATATCAACAGTTGAATAAGGGTTGCTTGCATTTAAAACAGCTTTATTTTCTATAAATGTGTCTTCATCAGAATCTAATTTAACAAATCCATTTACTTTTTCAAGAAGTTGCTGAGGTATAAATGCCGAATAAAGTAGGGGCAATCCTATTCTAACTTTTCTTTTTAATTTGTCTGGAACTATATTTTCATCAGAAATTTCTTTGAAAAAATCAGCTAAAAGAGTAAGTGAATAAAGTACAACATAAATACCTGCTAGCTTTGAAACAAATATCATGTATTCTTGAGGGTGAAATAAAAGTACAAAGCTAAAAATTAAAGACATAAGGCTAACTATTAAACCAAATAACCACCCTTTAACTTTATTTTTATATAAAATTAACGCAGCAGTAGTTCTGGCTAAAAAATTTAAAAATGCATATATACCAATTATTCTGACTGCTGAAATCCTAAAAAATTCAGGATGGAGCTTTATAGATAGGGAAAGTATTATGTATAACATACCTAGGCTAAGTTTGCCTAACATAGTATTTTTCTTATTAAATAGATAAGATAGTATATGTAAAACTCCTATAATTAAAAGATATATAGATATCATATTTAAAGTTAGTTTACTTATAAAACTTATATTAAACAGAACTACTATTCCAAAGATAAACACAGCTATAGAAGATAATAATATCGTAAAGGGTGAAATAGTTTTTACTTTCATGAAGACCTCCTAAATTAAATTGTATAAGAAAATTATAACATTAAATGTAAGAATGTATAAATTAGAGTTAATTTAGATAATTCATAAAAAATTTAAGGTTTAGTTAAGAGTTATTTAAAGTTTAGTTTATAGACTATAATTTTACCTGAATATATAATATAAACATAAACAACAAAGGAGGAAATAAAAATGAAATCAAGATTTGAAGGAAATATATTAGGATTTATAGGTGTTAATATTTTAGCAGCAATTATAACTTTGTTAACATTAGGTATAGCAACTCCATGGGCTATGTGTATTAAATATAGATGGGAAATAGATAACACTACAATAGATGGTAAGAGGTTACAATTCATAGGGACTGGTGGAGATTTATTTGTACATTATATTAAGTGGTGGGTATTAACTATAATAACTTTTGGTATATACGGATTTTGGCTATATATAAACTTAATTAAATGGAGAGTTGAAAATACTGAGTTCATAAACTAATGAGGATTTTATCCTCATTTTTTTGTGAAATAGATAAAATTTTAAAAATATATAGGATATAAGTAAATCAAATTTTTTTATTTTTAATTTAAACATATTATTACAAAAATAACCAAAAAATGGTATAATGGGCATTGAGTAAAAGTATACAAATGGGAGGAATTGTTTTGAAAAAAACAGAAATATCTAAAAAGCAAAAAGCTATTATAGGTGGAGTGGTAGTAATAGCTATTTTTGCAGTGGTTTTTTTAGGAATTAAAATAAAAAATAATATGAATAAAGCGTCTGAAGAATCTAAAACTCCTGAAATTTACACGGTTCCAGAAAAAGAAAAAATATATGTAGATGGAAAAGTTATGCCAGCTAAATCAAAAAACTTTTTTGAAGATTCTAATAAGGGGGAGTTAGATAATATAGCAGTAGAAGATGGACAAAAAGTTGATGAAGGGCAAACATTATTTACTTATAAAAACGAAAAAGATATATCTGAAATAGATACATTAAAAGAAACAGTTAAATTAAAGGAAGAGCAATTGAATACTATTCAAGATGAAAATATGAAAAAAAGTTTAGATGAAGAGATTTCTAAATTAAATAACCAAATTAGTAGTCTTGAAGATAGAAAATATGAATCAATAAATGCTCCTTTTGCTGGTAAAGTTTATATAAACCAACAAACGAGTCAAAGTCAAATTTCACCTATTATGACTTTAGAGAGTGAAAATTTTTATGTAAACGGTCAAGTCAGTGAAGATGAATTGTCTAAAATAAATTTAAATCAGGAAGTACAGGTACTAATAAATTCAACAAAAGAAAAATTTAAAGGTAAAATTACATCTATAGGGGAAAGACCATCATCTGACAACGTTGCACCTAAAAAAGATTCAAAACAAAATGTATCTTATTATGATATAAAGGTTAACTTTTTAGAAAATCAAGATTTAAAAAATGTAAAAAATGGATTTCATGTTAAAACTACTATAGAAGTGCTTAATAATCCTATAAAAGTTCCATATACTTCATTATTACAAGAAGATGAAAAAAGATTTGTATACAAGATAATAGATGGAATTGTATATAAACAAGAAGTTAAAACAGGAGAGACAAATGGAGAGTATGCAATAATAACTGAAGGCGTAGGAGAAAAAGATAAAATTATAAAATTTGCAAATGACAAAAGTATAAAAGAAGGCGAAAGCATTTATCCTAATAAAGATAATCAATTAAAAGAGCATAAATAATATAAAAAATGATTATTTGTATAACATTTTGTAGAAAACATGCATATATATTATTAAGATGTTGATATTTATATGTCGCATTTAATAACAAAAAAAGGGTGAATAGATTTATGACATGCAACTACAAAAACAAGTTTAATAAATGTAATCCAGGTTGTAATGAGGAATGCTTAAATGACTGTAGTGAGTGTAGTAAGTACCAACAATTAGCTCATGAAAAATGTGAACAAGCTAACTGTATGATAAACAAAGCTAGTAGAGTTGCTCAGCAAGCTAAACAAGCAGAACAAAGAGCTGATTGTTTAAAACAACAAGCACTAGAAGAATGTGCAAGAGCAAATTGCTTATGGGAAGAATATAGAAGATTAGCTAAACAAGGTGAATCTTTAATGAATGAAGCTAAAAATTGTATGGAAGCAAGTGTAAAATGCTATAAAGATTGCTACAAAGACGATTTTGGATGCAATATGGGTGACTATGGTTATAAACCATGTTTAAATGAAAACCATGGATGTAATCAAGAGTGTAACCATGAATGCAGTCACGATTGCAATCATGTAAATAAATGTAGTCACAATGATAATTGTGAATGCTAATAAATAAAATGTATTAATTAAGAGCAACACTATTTAAAAATAGTGTTGCTTTTGATTTTATATTAAATAAGAAAAGTAAGAAAAATAAGAATATTAGGTATTATACATCTAATATTGATTTAATTTTAACGTAGTCATATAATAAATTCATAATAAATTTTCAAAAATTTTACTTTTAATATTTAACGTATATGGAAATCCTAAACATGAGGTGATTTAATATGAAGGAAAACAATATCAAAAATAATATTAAAAGTGAAAGCTTACAAAAAAAAGAGAAAAGAATTAACTCTGTTGTAAACTCTATATTAAGTGAAAGTACTAGCAAATCAGATCCAGATGGACACTATACAGGTTGTCCTAAAGGAGAAGCTATTAGACCTATACAAGATGTGGATGATTTATAAGAAGAGAAAAATTACACCGAGGAAGGAGATTTCTTATGATTTACACAACAGAAATCACAAATATGTGTAAAATAAACAAAGGACCAAACCATGGACCAGCTCCAATACCAGAAGAAGGTAAATGGGTAAAAGCAAGTCAAATTACAGATATATCAGGATTAACACATGGTGTAGGATGGTGTGCCCCTCAACAAGGAGCATGCAAACTGACACTAAATGTTAAAGAGGGTATAATTCAAGAAGCCTTAGTTGAAACAATAGGATGTTCAGGTATGACACATTCAGCAGCGATGGCTTCTGAAATTCTTCCAGGAAAAACTATATTAGAAGCATTAAATACAGACTTAGTATGTGATGCGATAAATACTGCTATGAGAGAACTATTTTTACAAATAGTATATGGTAGAAGCCAAACTGCATTTTCAGAAGGTGGATTACCTGTAGGAGCTGGGCTTGAAGATCTTGGAAAAGGACTTAGAAGTCAAGTTGGAACTATGTATGGAAGTCTTGAAAAAGGACCTAGATATTTAGAAATGGCAGAAGGATATATTACCAAATTAGCATTAGACGAAGATAATGAAATAATAGGATATGAATATGTTCACCTAGGAAAAATGATGGAAATGGTGGCTAAGGGAATTGAAGCAAATGAAGCTCTAGAAAAAGCTAAGTCTAACTATGGTAGATTTGATGAAGGTGTTAAATTTGTTGACCCAAGACATGAATAAATAATAAGGAAGGTGAACTATAATGGCTTTATTTGAAAGTTATGAAAGAAGAATAAATCAAATAACTCCAGTATTAGAAAAATACGGAATTAATTCTATAGAAGAATGTAGAGAACTTTGCAAATCAAAAGGATTTGATCCTTATCAAATAGTTAAAGATACTCAAAACATAGCTTTTGAAAATGCATGCTGGGCATATACACTAGGAGCAGCTATAGCTATAAAAAAAGAGTGTAAAAAAGCAGCAGAAGCAGCAGAAGCAATAGGAGAAGGATTACAAGCGTTTTGTATTCCAGGTTCTGTTGCAGATGATAGAAAAGTTGGACTAGGACATGGAAACCTAGGTGGGATGCTTTTAAGAGATGAAACTAAATGTTTTGCGTTTTTAGCAGGACACGAGTCTTTTGCAGCAGCTGAAGGTGCTATAAAAATAGCTGAAAAAGCTAATAAAGTTAGAAAAGATGATTTAAGAGTTATATTAAATGGACTTGGAAAAGATGCAGCATATATAATATCAAGAATAAATGGATTTACATATGTACAAACTGAGTTTGACTATTATACAGGCGAATTAAAAGTAGTAAAAGAGAAGGCTTTTTCAAAGGGAGATAGAAGTAAAGTAAAATGTTATGGATGTGATGATGTTAGAGAGGGAGTTGCAATTATGCACCATGAGGGAGTGGATGTATCTATAACTGGAAACTCAACCAACCCAACAAGATTCCAACATCCGGTAGCAGGAACTTATAAAAAGGAATGCTACCAAGAAGGGAAAAAATATTTTTCAGTAGCTTCAGGAGGAGGAACAGGAAGAACTCTTCATCCTGATAATATGGGTGCTGGACCAGCATCTTATGGTATGACTGATACCATGGGTAGAATGCATTCTGATGCACAGTTTGCTGGATCTTCATCTGTACCAGCTCATGTTGAAATGATGGGACTTATAGGTATGGGAAATAATCCTATGGTAGGAGCTACAGTTGCAACTGCAGTTGCCGTAGAGGAAAGTTTTAAATAAATTTTAGTGTGTGTAAAATAAAAAGGCAGTGATTAAAATTTTTAATCACTGCCTTTTTACGTTTAAAATATTACAATTTTAACATTTTATTATAAAAATATATAATAGTATTTAATGATTTATATAGGTACTTTAATAGAAAAAAACTATACTAATAGACTATCGTTCATAAATACAAATCAACTTGATATAATAGAAGAAAAGGGGGGATTATTGTGAATTTAAATTCAATGGATTGCAGATTAGAAGAACAAAAGAAAAAGGTTATACAAGAATATAGACTACATTTAAACTCTAATTGTAATTGGGAGTATATACACCCAAAAGGAAAGTATCAGCCTATTGAATACTTTTCACAGAAATTTGTGGAAAAACATTCTGCGCTTGCTATGGTGTTTCAAATACATAAACTTTGCTTTGCTAAGATTAAATATTTTGAAAACAATGTAGATGATTTTATACCATATTCATACTCCTTTAAGTCTGGATTTGAAAGATGTGAAATGCATAAAGTTCAGTTTTTATACCACATATATAGTCAATATATGATTGGGATTGCTGAACTTCAGGATATAAAAGATATAAATGAATTTAAAAAATTATGTGCTTATTTAGAAAGCTTTAAAAACTAATTTTAAAAAAATAAAAAAATATGTTATAAATAGAAAAAAATGGGTATAAACAAAAATAAACGTTTAAATAAGTAATATTAAATATAAAAGCTTATATATGGACAATCCAACTATTGCTTTTGAAATTGTGAATATTTAAATGATTTAATAAAATTATATAGTTAAAATTAAAAATCTAAACAGTATATAAATTATTTAAAGTAAATCTTTTCCAAAATGGAATTCCAATATGTAAGCTGAAAATAGCTTTTAACTTATTTATACAATCTATATTTTAATGGGTGTATAAAATACATTGGCACCGTTGGAGGAATGATATTATGGATGAAGGATTTAAATATTTAAAAATACCTGATGATAAAATAGGAATGATATGGACCCTATCTTGTATAAGTGATATTTGTGTTATTGAATTTGGTACACATATAAAAACTCATCATGTTGTAGAAAACATAAATAAGATATGTAAAGAGGATAGATGTAAGATATATTCTATACATATTGATGAAAATGAAAATGTTTGCAGTATATTTGAAAAATTAAAAAATACTATTATAAATTTAGATAATGACATTAAACCTAAGTATATTTTTATTGTAGAATCTTCTCAACCTTCTATAATTGGTGAAAAAATATTAGATTTATGTAAAGATTTAAAGGGAATTTCAAATTGTAAGCTGTTACCTATAAATATGAGTAACTTAAATTATGATTATAATATAGGGAGAGAGTTTGCATTAGAATTTTTAGCTAAAAAAATAGTAAAACAAAATGAAAAAGATATGAATAAATATAATATAATAGGATTTAGTATTGATAAATATAATTATCTAGCAGATATAAAAGAGTTACAAAGAATGATGAAAGAATTATTTAACAAAGAAGTAAACACTATGTTTACCATTAACGCTAGTATTGAGGAAATAGAAAATGCATCTAAAGCATCACTTAATATAGTGGCTAGAAAAGATGCACTAAAAGCTGCTAAATACATGGAAGAAGAGTATGGAATTCCATATATTTATATAAATTTATATGGATTTAAAAATGCCATAAAATTTATAGAATCTATAAAGAAAATAGATGGATATGAATTAGATGAAGAAAAATACACTTATGAAATGGATCAAGTAAAAAAGAGATTGCTTCAAGTAAAAAAGAAATTTTACTTTTATAAAGGAAGTAAAGACTGTGCCATA
The nucleotide sequence above comes from Paraclostridium bifermentans. Encoded proteins:
- a CDS encoding HdeD family acid-resistance protein encodes the protein MKVKTISPFTILLSSIAVFIFGIVVLFNISFISKLTLNMISIYLLIIGVLHILSYLFNKKNTMLGKLSLGMLYIILSLSIKLHPEFFRISAVRIIGIYAFLNFLARTTAALILYKNKVKGWLFGLIVSLMSLIFSFVLLFHPQEYMIFVSKLAGIYVVLYSLTLLADFFKEISDENIVPDKLKRKVRIGLPLLYSAFIPQQLLEKVNGFVKLDSDEDTFIENKAVLNASNPYSTVDIFIHLAPDCANGFGHIDISFENTTYSYGTYDSSSNRLFTLVSDGVLIEVETDKYIEILNTQFNRSLIGFTLALTKDQHELIKNRINKIKSNCYSWKCPAQLDPNVNYKDETNIMYIEANCKYYKFKSGYFKTYFTLTSNCVRLADTIVGSAGLDLIAVNGIITPGTYYNYLENLFRRKNTIVIEKKIYKKHINN
- a CDS encoding DUF898 family protein, translated to MKSRFEGNILGFIGVNILAAIITLLTLGIATPWAMCIKYRWEIDNTTIDGKRLQFIGTGGDLFVHYIKWWVLTIITFGIYGFWLYINLIKWRVENTEFIN
- a CDS encoding efflux RND transporter periplasmic adaptor subunit, whose translation is MKKTEISKKQKAIIGGVVVIAIFAVVFLGIKIKNNMNKASEESKTPEIYTVPEKEKIYVDGKVMPAKSKNFFEDSNKGELDNIAVEDGQKVDEGQTLFTYKNEKDISEIDTLKETVKLKEEQLNTIQDENMKKSLDEEISKLNNQISSLEDRKYESINAPFAGKVYINQQTSQSQISPIMTLESENFYVNGQVSEDELSKINLNQEVQVLINSTKEKFKGKITSIGERPSSDNVAPKKDSKQNVSYYDIKVNFLENQDLKNVKNGFHVKTTIEVLNNPIKVPYTSLLQEDEKRFVYKIIDGIVYKQEVKTGETNGEYAIITEGVGEKDKIIKFANDKSIKEGESIYPNKDNQLKEHK
- a CDS encoding iron-sulfur cluster assembly scaffold protein, whose product is MIYTTEITNMCKINKGPNHGPAPIPEEGKWVKASQITDISGLTHGVGWCAPQQGACKLTLNVKEGIIQEALVETIGCSGMTHSAAMASEILPGKTILEALNTDLVCDAINTAMRELFLQIVYGRSQTAFSEGGLPVGAGLEDLGKGLRSQVGTMYGSLEKGPRYLEMAEGYITKLALDEDNEIIGYEYVHLGKMMEMVAKGIEANEALEKAKSNYGRFDEGVKFVDPRHE
- a CDS encoding GGGtGRT protein; the encoded protein is MALFESYERRINQITPVLEKYGINSIEECRELCKSKGFDPYQIVKDTQNIAFENACWAYTLGAAIAIKKECKKAAEAAEAIGEGLQAFCIPGSVADDRKVGLGHGNLGGMLLRDETKCFAFLAGHESFAAAEGAIKIAEKANKVRKDDLRVILNGLGKDAAYIISRINGFTYVQTEFDYYTGELKVVKEKAFSKGDRSKVKCYGCDDVREGVAIMHHEGVDVSITGNSTNPTRFQHPVAGTYKKECYQEGKKYFSVASGGGTGRTLHPDNMGAGPASYGMTDTMGRMHSDAQFAGSSSVPAHVEMMGLIGMGNNPMVGATVATAVAVEESFK
- a CDS encoding nitrogenase component 1, which produces MDEGFKYLKIPDDKIGMIWTLSCISDICVIEFGTHIKTHHVVENINKICKEDRCKIYSIHIDENENVCSIFEKLKNTIINLDNDIKPKYIFIVESSQPSIIGEKILDLCKDLKGISNCKLLPINMSNLNYDYNIGREFALEFLAKKIVKQNEKDMNKYNIIGFSIDKYNYLADIKELQRMMKELFNKEVNTMFTINASIEEIENASKASLNIVARKDALKAAKYMEEEYGIPYIYINLYGFKNAIKFIESIKKIDGYELDEEKYTYEMDQVKKRLLQVKKKFYFYKGSKDCAIFGDFDTVLGISEMLKELGFNVDKKEIIYKTCDDANIVNEQAYLETTKYLNDKELLILLGDRVSIDMRHKSKKDLQISNTSLDSADKCIDTPYIGFKGCMYIINQILNIDINSEIEA